The following are encoded together in the Opitutus sp. ER46 genome:
- a CDS encoding DUF1501 domain-containing protein has product MNLHHSDDPKQWDLDAELRLLGLRGGPMSRRDAIRLGLLGSVGAMLGGPLLSRAFAGPAAPAAAALPALAPKPGPRAKSVIQIWLWGGPCHLDTFDPKPDAPADYTGPFRSALATNVDGIRINELMPELAKQADKYALIRSMSHGVFAHETAAYTVQTGRASGGRDVFPGVGAVVSLFKGYDAGYKGLLPPYIVLTELQGRFSEAGFLGARYKPFATGGDPAASRFLVEGVVAQGVTDEHQRARRELLHKLNTLERASRSGDPRLAALAQCETDAYEMILGDAGKVFDLAQESDKLRDQYGRNTFGQSCLMARRLVERGVPYVTINYKGWDTHKQHFPIMRRKLPELDKGLATLLADLAQRGLLDSTIVWTGGEFGRTPKVMWEAPWNGGRGHYGTVFSTLVAGGGFKGGRVLGASDARGETVADHPVHPSELIGSVYELLGIDGDARLPHPEGTDVRAMPTTADGSRPVSRLAELM; this is encoded by the coding sequence ATGAATCTCCATCACAGCGACGATCCGAAACAGTGGGACCTCGACGCCGAACTGCGGCTGCTCGGGCTCCGCGGCGGCCCGATGTCCCGTCGCGACGCCATCCGTCTCGGCCTGCTCGGCTCCGTCGGCGCCATGCTTGGTGGCCCGCTCCTCTCCCGCGCCTTCGCCGGCCCCGCCGCGCCGGCCGCAGCCGCCCTGCCCGCGCTCGCGCCCAAGCCGGGCCCCCGCGCCAAGTCCGTCATCCAGATCTGGCTCTGGGGCGGTCCGTGCCACCTCGACACCTTCGACCCCAAGCCCGACGCCCCCGCCGACTACACCGGGCCGTTCCGGTCCGCCCTCGCCACCAACGTCGACGGCATCCGCATCAACGAGCTCATGCCCGAGTTGGCGAAACAGGCCGACAAGTACGCGCTCATCCGCAGCATGAGCCACGGCGTCTTCGCCCACGAAACCGCCGCCTACACCGTCCAAACCGGCCGCGCCTCGGGCGGCCGCGATGTCTTCCCCGGCGTCGGCGCCGTGGTGTCGCTCTTCAAGGGCTACGACGCCGGCTACAAGGGCCTCCTGCCGCCATACATCGTGCTCACCGAGCTGCAGGGCCGCTTCTCCGAGGCCGGCTTCCTCGGCGCCCGCTACAAGCCTTTCGCCACCGGCGGCGACCCCGCCGCCAGCCGCTTCCTCGTCGAGGGCGTCGTCGCCCAGGGCGTGACGGACGAGCACCAGCGCGCCCGCCGCGAACTGCTCCACAAGCTCAACACCCTCGAGCGCGCCTCCCGCAGCGGCGATCCGCGGCTCGCCGCCCTCGCCCAGTGCGAGACCGACGCCTACGAGATGATCCTCGGCGACGCCGGCAAGGTCTTCGACCTCGCCCAGGAATCCGACAAGCTGCGCGACCAGTACGGGCGCAACACCTTCGGCCAGTCCTGCCTCATGGCCCGCCGGCTCGTTGAGCGCGGCGTGCCGTATGTGACGATCAATTACAAGGGTTGGGACACCCACAAGCAGCACTTCCCCATCATGCGCCGGAAGCTGCCCGAGTTGGACAAGGGTCTCGCCACGCTGCTCGCCGACCTCGCCCAACGCGGGTTGCTCGACAGCACCATCGTGTGGACCGGCGGCGAATTTGGCCGCACTCCGAAGGTGATGTGGGAGGCGCCGTGGAACGGCGGCCGTGGCCACTATGGCACCGTGTTTTCTACCCTGGTCGCCGGCGGCGGGTTCAAGGGCGGCCGCGTCCTCGGCGCCTCCGATGCCCGCGGCGAAACCGTCGCCGATCATCCGGTGCACCCGAGCGAACTCATCGGGTCCGTGTACGAGCTCCTCGGCATCGATGGCGACGCCCGCCTGCCGCACCCCGAGGGCACCGACGTCCGCGCGATGCCCACCACCGCCGATGGCTCGCGGCCGGTGAGCCGCCTCGCCGAACTGATGTGA
- a CDS encoding DUF1553 domain-containing protein, whose product MLRVPSEFSDCVSLPRFAVALGAAMLAFLAVPAVPAAEAASPAPSPATTTTETTPPAPKKRPNRKAQKPGATTPVAAPAKTTPPPASAVAAAPANPAAIYERGATLKPATEIDRLVLARLTAASLEPAPLCTDAVFVRRAYLDVIGTLPTATEARRFLQDRNPDKRTALIDTLLARDEFADYWTMKWCDLLRVKAEFPINLWPNAAQAYRRWVYTAVRDNLPYDQFARTLLTASGSNFRDGPVNFYRAAQARDPQGLTRVAALTFMGSHAEKWPAAQAAGLAPCFSAIGYKATQEWKEEIVFFDRTKLATPATITFPDGTTATLNGDRDPREVFADWLIRPDNPWFARALVNRAWSWLLGRGIVHEPDDLRPDNPPANPELLAYLEKQFVAGGYDLRKLFRLILTSQTYQLSSVAHSDRPEAAALFASYPLRRLDAEVLIDALNQITGTTEKYSSAIPEPFTFIPENQRSIALPDGSITSSFLEMFGRPSRDTGEEAERNNRITANQRLHLLNSTHVQKKIEDGPKLQSLLRTGSLEEKLPDIYFTILSRPPTDAEKAAIAAYAAGVNSRTATIDVLWALINSTEFLYRH is encoded by the coding sequence ATGCTTCGCGTCCCGTCCGAGTTCTCCGATTGCGTCTCCCTTCCCCGCTTCGCGGTCGCGCTCGGCGCCGCCATGCTGGCTTTCCTGGCCGTGCCGGCTGTCCCCGCCGCTGAAGCCGCGTCCCCAGCCCCCAGCCCCGCGACCACCACCACCGAGACGACGCCGCCCGCCCCGAAGAAGCGCCCCAACCGCAAGGCGCAGAAGCCCGGCGCCACCACACCCGTCGCGGCGCCGGCCAAAACCACGCCCCCGCCGGCATCCGCAGTCGCCGCCGCCCCGGCGAACCCCGCCGCCATCTATGAACGCGGCGCCACCCTCAAGCCGGCCACCGAGATCGACCGGCTCGTCCTCGCCCGCCTCACCGCCGCCAGCCTCGAACCCGCGCCCCTCTGCACCGACGCCGTCTTCGTCCGTCGCGCCTACCTCGACGTCATCGGCACGCTCCCCACCGCCACCGAGGCCCGCCGCTTCCTGCAGGACCGCAACCCAGACAAACGCACTGCGCTCATCGACACGCTCCTCGCCCGCGACGAGTTCGCCGACTACTGGACGATGAAGTGGTGCGATCTCCTCCGCGTGAAGGCCGAGTTCCCCATCAACCTCTGGCCCAACGCCGCCCAGGCGTACCGGCGCTGGGTGTACACCGCGGTCCGCGACAACCTGCCCTACGACCAGTTTGCCCGCACGCTCCTCACCGCCAGCGGCAGCAACTTCCGCGACGGACCCGTCAACTTCTACCGCGCCGCCCAGGCCCGCGACCCGCAGGGGCTCACGCGGGTCGCCGCCCTCACCTTCATGGGCAGCCACGCCGAGAAATGGCCCGCCGCCCAGGCCGCCGGTCTCGCCCCGTGCTTCTCCGCCATCGGCTACAAGGCCACCCAGGAGTGGAAGGAGGAGATCGTCTTCTTCGACCGCACCAAGCTCGCGACGCCCGCCACCATCACCTTCCCCGACGGCACCACCGCCACGCTCAACGGCGACCGCGACCCGCGCGAGGTCTTCGCCGACTGGCTCATCCGCCCCGACAACCCGTGGTTCGCCCGCGCCCTCGTCAACCGCGCGTGGTCCTGGCTCCTCGGCCGCGGCATCGTCCACGAGCCCGACGACCTGCGCCCCGACAATCCGCCCGCCAACCCCGAGCTGCTCGCGTATCTGGAAAAGCAATTCGTCGCCGGCGGCTACGACCTGCGAAAACTCTTCCGCCTGATTCTCACCTCGCAGACGTACCAGCTGTCCTCCGTCGCCCACAGCGACCGCCCCGAGGCCGCCGCGCTCTTCGCCTCCTACCCGCTCCGCCGGCTCGATGCCGAGGTCCTCATCGACGCGCTCAACCAGATCACCGGCACCACCGAGAAATACTCCAGCGCCATCCCCGAGCCCTTCACCTTCATCCCCGAGAACCAGCGCTCCATCGCCCTGCCCGACGGCAGCATCACCAGCTCCTTCCTCGAGATGTTCGGCCGGCCTTCCCGCGACACCGGCGAGGAGGCCGAGCGCAACAACCGCATCACCGCCAACCAGCGGCTCCACCTTCTCAACTCGACACACGTCCAGAAGAAGATCGAGGACGGCCCGAAGCTGCAGTCCCTCCTCCGCACCGGCTCCCTCGAGGAGAAACTGCCCGATATCTACTTCACCATCCTCTCCCGCCCGCCGACCGACGCCGAGAAGGCCGCCATCGCCGCCTACGCCGCCGGCGTCAACTCGCGCACGGCCACGATCGACGTGCTCTGGGCGCTCATCAACAGCACCGAGTTCCTCTACCGCCACTGA